The window ACCATTCGAGGTGGACAGGCACAGAGCCCTACCGTGATTATGACAATCTCAAAACCGTTTGTAACTGTGTATAGGTATCTGAAGATGATGGCACTTGAAACGAAGATCAACTACGAGCATTCACTTCATGAAGCTATGGTACATAATTATACAGTAgttaatttattcaactcaAATAAACCACCTTCCAATTAGGCTCATCAGTAGCTACCATACAAGCATAAATAAGATACAAATACAAACTGATGTGACAAACATGGGAAAACAATtcacataaacataaaaaaggaTAATTCTAGGAGCAAAGTAGTCCACATGAACTGTTAAGGAGCTGCTTCTGAAAAAGCAGAAATAATTTTCACTTTTGAATCCAAAATCATCAAAAAGTGTTGTCATATCTAACACCATTGTTGAAAAAGCTTGCAATTTACATTCTAATAACTTTTTTGGGCACGTAGAACTGAAACAAAGGTTTATCATGGCCATTGATAAACTAGATGTCAATTAAGTCAGGAAAAAAGTGCTACCCAGTTTCCCGCTtgaacagaaaaaataaaaatcaacattgCACTGCATATTGCTTGAGAACTCCAACCGCTAAGTCATCTTGCAGTCATCCCTGCCCTTACTTTTGCCTTTCttgccatttttcttcccatcttttCCAGGGAGGGGCATGTCCATGTTGCTATGGGTTGCATTTGTGTCTATCGGTTTCTCATTGGCATCCAATGCTGCTTCTACTGGTAAGGATGCAGCTCGAAGGGGGATTTGGTCTTTGTCTGTGATTTCTGCAACTCCAGTGTTGGAAGGCTCTTCTTTATCCTTCGTCATGTGGCTTTGTTTATGCATGTCATCTTCCACGTCAACCAAATTACGTTTACACCCATTATCCGGTGTGGCTAAGTGGGTACAGGCCTCTTTATCCTTTGAGTTTTCTGTATTACTGATATTAACAGTATCGTGTTCACCTATAAGGACTTCTTCAACGGGTACCTCAATGTCCAGTTGCTCTGGATTTTCGGGTGTGGCTACAGGTGTACACGCCTCTCTATCATTTGGACTTTCAATACAACTGTTAATATCAGCATTGTTTTCATCTGATCGGACTTCTTCCGAACCAGCCTCAACTTTTGGCTGCTCCAGATTTTCATCAAACTGTGTCTCAATGGCTGCGTCTATATCCATGTCATCAAAATCAAAGGACTGTCCTTTCTCGTCGTCATCGTCAAAATCTTCCACGCTGTCCTGTTGGTAGGTCTCTAGACCAGTGAGCACTTCATCCTTATGGACACTTTGACTCCTTTCATGTTCCACGGGTTCCTCTGCAGGCGGTAATTCGTCATTACTGACCTCACATCTTGCTTTCTCAGATTGTGGTGTCGGGACCTTTGTGTCGGAGGCATCTTCAACAACCTGCTCTTCATGCAGCAATTTCTCGATTTCAGCAACAGGTTCAGCCCGTGCCTCTACAAGGATCTGCTCCCTGTCGAGGACACAGGAGTTCTCCAGCTCGACTGAGTTGAAGTCCTTTCTGTACCTGTCCACATTCTCTACTTCTGGCTCTTGGCTTGTAAAAGTTTCCTTTTCAAGAACGTTCTCAGACACCTTGTTGAGGGTGTCAGAATTCACGGCAACAGAGGGATCAGATGGTGACAATTGTGGATCTTGTAGACTGTCACCAATGTCATGGGTAGACAGCACAGACACGGGATTCTGACATTCAGAAGGCTCGAGGTGAGGAATTTCACCATGACCTTCGATATCTGATCTGGCTACAGAGTCTTCTTTACTAGAGTTTGTAGTTTCAGAACTTATTTCACTTTCATTATGGACAACAGTTGGGCTTATGTCACCTTGACTTGGAAGCTCTACGTTAGTGGAGAAATCTAATCTGGAGTCACAAACACTGTGAACAACCTCTGGCTCAGAACCCGTTACATATCCTTCCTGGACTTCCACAGATTCcaaactttctttttgtttattgGTACTGTGATCCGTTTGTGTCCCACTGAGTGGTAAAGTGAGAGAAAAAGTCTGATTCAAGGCTTCCGATTCATCTGGCTTTACTTTTTCCACTTCtaaatgttgtatgttttgctcCAGCTGGGACTCTTTGCAATTATGAACATTTGaggtttctgtttgttccaccttTTCAGATACAGCTACTTGACCTGCAGTTGAATCTACGAGGCTCTCAGTGGTGTGACCATCAGTGCCACATTCCGTGGCAGACCCATTATTTCCTGAGGCCACTCCCGCGCCTGCTATCTGAATAATTTCTTGATTTGTCACAgtttcttcctttttgtcccCGTGTTGAGTTTGTTCCTCAAGGCCTGCTTTCTTTTTGcctctcttctttttctttttctttttaacattctTATGAGGCTTGGTAAAGATTTTTTCTCCCTCGTCACTGCTTGCCTCAGCAGTTTTATGGAGCAATTCCATGTTGGACTCAGGCTCTACTACTTGTGGAGAAAGTTCAGAATCTTTGACAACTGGTACTTGGGGACACAATTTGGAATGATTTATATCTTCTTCCTGGATACAAGAGTCAGAATCTTTTATATCTTTAGCTTGGGGACACGATTCAGAATTTTTTCCGCCTTCTTGGTGACATGATTCTGGATCTTTTATGTCTTCTTGTGGATTTGATTCAGAATCTTTGAAATCTTCAACTTTGGGACAAAAGTCAGAAAGCTGTATGCCTTCTTGAGGACATAATTCATTAGCTTTCACATCTACTTGGGGATAAGATTCTGGATTTGTTAGGTCTTTTAGGGGATAAAATTCCAAATCTTTGATTTCATCAACTTGTTTATAGGATTTAGAATCTTGTGTATATTCTTGAGGGCGTGATACAGAATGTTTGTCTTCCAATTGGTGACATAATTTTGGATCTATTATGTCTTCTTGGGCATGCGGGTCAAAATCTTTGACCACTGCTTGGAGACAAAATTCTGGATCTTTTTTGTCTTCTACTTGGGAATGTGATTCAGAGCCTTTTACATCTACTTGGTAGCAAACTTCAGAATATTTGACACTCTGGACTTGGGTACATGGTTCAGAATCTCTTACATCTTCTTTGGGACATGGTTCAGAATCTTTTGTATCTTCTTGAGAGGATTCTGAATCTCTGACATCTACTTGGTGACATAAATCAAAATCTTGTACACTACCTTGAGGAAGCAATTCCCAATCTTTCACATCGACTTGCGGACATGATTCTGGATCTTTTAGGTTATCTTCTTGAGGACATGATTCAAATTCTTTGACATCTACTTGGGCATAGGATTTGGAATCTTGTATATCTCCTTGAGGGCAGGATGCAGAATCTTTGGCAGCCATGTTGCAAAATAATGCTTGatcttttatttcttcttcctgGAGATGTGATTCAAAATCTTTAACATCTTCTTGGAGACAGGATTCAGAATATTGGGCTCCTTGTACATTGAGAGATGGTTGAGAATATTTTAGTTCTTTGGCACATGATTCAGAATTTTGTATATCTTTTTGGGGAAAAGATTCAAaatccatgatatttacttgGAGACAGGGTCCAGAATCATTATCTTCTTCATGGGAATGTGAGTCTGAGTCTTTGACAGCTTGTACAATTGGTTCTAATTTCATCAAATTGATGTCCTCATTTGTTTCCTCCTCAGTACCTGATTTCGGGTTATCAACATCTACTTCACCgcttgttttgtcttttatttcttcTTGGGGACGTGATTCTGAGTCTTTGACAGCTTGTACAAGTGGTTCTAATGTAATCAAATTGATGTTCTCATTGGTTTCACGTTTGTTTGGCTTTTCAATGTCATTTGAATTTTCTTCGAGGTCACTGTCATTTATTTCTGTTCCTGTTTCCAAATCAGGGTTCAATTGTGGAAGGGTTTCAGGAGTACTTGCTGCATTTCCCTGAATTATAGCATTGAGAGGTATTTCTTCTCTGGCTTTTCTGACTGGCAGTTCAATTTGCAAGTCCTGGCTACTGTCATTTTCTTTAATTGAGCTTGACTGCTCAGAAGTATTAGAGAGCCTGTCGGCACTCAGGTGGCTCGTCTGGTCTTCCTCAAACACTTCTCGACGTTCTTGATCCAACTCTTCCTTTCCACTACTTCTCAACTGAGTCTCCTCTGACCTTCCTGAGAAATCATGAAGAGCAGACTGTAATAGGACGCCAAATGGGAGACACCAGTTTCAAGAGTAATCTTCACTAAAAGAGCGACAGCAGAAGAGAAGGCTAAGCTCCTGGTTGATTCAGAGAACCGCAGAGGAAAAAGGACCATGGGGAAAGCACGAGAGGTGCAAGAGAAGGCAGGGAAAAGATAGCAATTAAACTTTCAACAAACAGCAGAACATCTGTGTGGTGTCAATACAGCAGCACCACCACTTACCTTAGCCAATACCACAAACTACAACTTTCacaatgttttgggaatgtactCTGAGGATATAGAGGGAAAAAactatagaataaaaaaaatatattcttgtAAAGGTTGACGTgcacattccccccccccacagaaaaTCACAATTCTTCCAGAAAATGATGCAAGGTCTGTCAAAGAGAAACTACACACACTTGCTTTTAGAAGTGTTGAGTCGTCACTATGTGCTGTTGATATAATTAAAATTCACATGAAGAAATAACTGATACATGTAACAGATTGTTCGGTATGTGATCCAGGGCTGCTTGACCACCCTTAATGGCAGCAGTGTGTAGTTCCTCTTTAAGCTGTTTAAGGCAAATCAGTGGTATTATAAGAAGCATCATGAAGGCTTAAAAAAACTGAAGATGCAACTATaaagaaacatttattaaaattcaaatgagcacagaatgaaaaatgtcatgtaCAGTGGCATcttgacttatgagtttaatttgtgccataaatgacctttttttactcagtgtaccataatttctcatgcataaaacacatgtaaacaaaaagtccatttaaaatcAGTGTGTATTATAAAACTACAGGAATTGAGGTACTCATAGTGAAAATTTGGAAGTAAACATCTTCAGTTGGTTTGCTGAAAAGCCATGCAAAAGAGAAAAGATGCTTGGTTCCCAAGTGCGTTTTACCGAGCATGCTGTTCCCCTCCGGCGGAGAGGCCGGCGAACCCTGAGTCGGTTGGGGAACGGCGTCTCCACTGGTTGTGATGTCGCTTTCTGTCTCATCAGCATCGCCATTGATGCTCAGATCGGGTCCCAGTACTATTCCGTGTTTCTggacaaaatacagtgaagtaTTCTCAGCCttaaatatataatacaatTCATACACTAAGTCATTCTGCACAAAAAATAGCAAGGTAAATACCGTAATGTTTAGTTGGGGTGCAAAAGTACTTCATGAGTACTACTCATGCCTTTTCATGGCAAATCTTTGAAAGATCAAACTTTCATGACAT of the Syngnathoides biaculeatus isolate LvHL_M chromosome 14, ASM1980259v1, whole genome shotgun sequence genome contains:
- the lrrfip1a gene encoding uncharacterized protein lrrfip1a isoform X5; translated protein: MGTQGTGRKRNSNKDRSTAEDDALNLIAREAEARLAAKRAARAEAREIRMRELERQQKELSDDDERMSVGSRGSVRGSSVLSHKSKKKKKHKHKEKDRNGHDDEYSVLSSWASYVPSDFYSLNGVSTGRNLGSAGSYQTSLYEDSVCSGSRRFSGSNSGSHQPVEYGSYRNANSRTSSRANSAHTSPVVDDRDYLEKGSRAASALTTTTLASLGATSSRRGSVETSITVDAETATREIKEIHELKDQIQDVESKYIQNVKEVKDALKEVEEKYRKAMVSNAQLDNEKNNLMYQVDTLKDSLIELEELLSESRREYEEKVKDFEREKHAHSVLQFQFNEMKCTLKQSEELLNEIRQLRMKQEGFAREITDLQETVEWKDKKIGALERQKEYTDAIRTERDELREEVVKLKDILKKHGIVLGPDLSINGDADETESDITTSGDAVPQPTQGSPASPPEGNSMLGRSEETQLRSSGKEELDQERREVFEEDQTSHLSADRLSNTSEQSSSIKENDSSQDLQIELPVRKAREEIPLNAIIQGNAASTPETLPQLNPDLETGTEINDSDLEENSNDIEKPNKRETNENINLITLEPLVQAVKDSESRPQEEIKDKTSGEVDVDNPKSGTEEETNEDINLMKLEPIVQAVKDSDSHSHEEDNDSGPCLQVNIMDFESFPQKDIQNSESCAKELKYSQPSLNVQGAQYSESCLQEDVKDFESHLQEEEIKDQALFCNMAAKDSASCPQGDIQDSKSYAQVDVKEFESCPQEDNLKDPESCPQVDVKDWELLPQGSVQDFDLCHQVDVRDSESSQEDTKDSEPCPKEDVRDSEPCTQVQSVKYSEVCYQVDVKGSESHSQVEDKKDPEFCLQAVVKDFDPHAQEDIIDPKLCHQLEDKHSVSRPQEYTQDSKSYKQVDEIKDLEFYPLKDLTNPESYPQVDVKANELCPQEGIQLSDFCPKVEDFKDSESNPQEDIKDPESCHQEGGKNSESCPQAKDIKDSDSCIQEEDINHSKLCPQVPVVKDSELSPQVVEPESNMELLHKTAEASSDEGEKIFTKPHKNVKKKKKKKRGKKKAGLEEQTQHGDKKEETVTNQEIIQIAGAGVASGNNGSATECGTDGHTTESLVDSTAGQVAVSEKVEQTETSNVHNCKESQLEQNIQHLEVEKVKPDESEALNQTFSLTLPLSGTQTDHSTNKQKESLESVEVQEGYVTGSEPEVVHSVCDSRLDFSTNVELPSQGDISPTVVHNESEISSETTNSSKEDSVARSDIEGHGEIPHLEPSECQNPVSVLSTHDIGDSLQDPQLSPSDPSVAVNSDTLNKVSENVLEKETFTSQEPEVENVDRYRKDFNSVELENSCVLDREQILVEARAEPVAEIEKLLHEEQVVEDASDTKVPTPQSEKARCEVSNDELPPAEEPVEHERSQSVHKDEVLTGLETYQQDSVEDFDDDDEKGQSFDFDDMDIDAAIETQFDENLEQPKVEAGSEEVRSDENNADINSCIESPNDREACTPVATPENPEQLDIEVPVEEVLIGEHDTVNISNTENSKDKEACTHLATPDNGCKRNLVDVEDDMHKQSHMTKDKEEPSNTGVAEITDKDQIPLRAASLPVEAALDANEKPIDTNATHSNMDMPLPGKDGKKNGKKGKSKGRDDCKMT
- the lrrfip1a gene encoding uncharacterized protein lrrfip1a isoform X3, which translates into the protein MGTQGTGRKRNSNKDRSTAEDDALNLIAREAEARLAAKRAARAEAREIRMRELERQQKELSDDDERMSVGSRGSVRGSSVLSHKSKKKKKHKHKEKDRNGHDDEYSVLSSWASYVPSDFYSLNGVSTGRNLGSAGSYQTSLYEDSVCSGSRRFSGSNSGSHQPVEYGSYRNSNSRTSSRANSVHTSPVQPVEYGSYRNANSRTSSRANSAHTSPVVDDRDYLEKGSRAASALTTTTLASLGATSSRRGSVETSITVDAETATREIKDALKEVEEKYRKAMVSNAQLDNEKNNLMYQVDTLKDSLIELEELLSESRREYEEKVKDFEREKHAHSVLQFQFNEMKCTLKQSEELLNEIRQLRMKQEGFAREITDLQETVEWKDKKIGALERQKEYTDAIRTERDELREEVVKLKDILKKHGIVLGPDLSINGDADETESDITTSGDAVPQPTQGSPASPPEGNSMLGRSEETQLRSSGKEELDQERREVFEEDQTSHLSADRLSNTSEQSSSIKENDSSQDLQIELPVRKAREEIPLNAIIQGNAASTPETLPQLNPDLETGTEINDSDLEENSNDIEKPNKRETNENINLITLEPLVQAVKDSESRPQEEIKDKTSGEVDVDNPKSGTEEETNEDINLMKLEPIVQAVKDSDSHSHEEDNDSGPCLQVNIMDFESFPQKDIQNSESCAKELKYSQPSLNVQGAQYSESCLQEDVKDFESHLQEEEIKDQALFCNMAAKDSASCPQGDIQDSKSYAQVDVKEFESCPQEDNLKDPESCPQVDVKDWELLPQGSVQDFDLCHQVDVRDSESSQEDTKDSEPCPKEDVRDSEPCTQVQSVKYSEVCYQVDVKGSESHSQVEDKKDPEFCLQAVVKDFDPHAQEDIIDPKLCHQLEDKHSVSRPQEYTQDSKSYKQVDEIKDLEFYPLKDLTNPESYPQVDVKANELCPQEGIQLSDFCPKVEDFKDSESNPQEDIKDPESCHQEGGKNSESCPQAKDIKDSDSCIQEEDINHSKLCPQVPVVKDSELSPQVVEPESNMELLHKTAEASSDEGEKIFTKPHKNVKKKKKKKRGKKKAGLEEQTQHGDKKEETVTNQEIIQIAGAGVASGNNGSATECGTDGHTTESLVDSTAGQVAVSEKVEQTETSNVHNCKESQLEQNIQHLEVEKVKPDESEALNQTFSLTLPLSGTQTDHSTNKQKESLESVEVQEGYVTGSEPEVVHSVCDSRLDFSTNVELPSQGDISPTVVHNESEISSETTNSSKEDSVARSDIEGHGEIPHLEPSECQNPVSVLSTHDIGDSLQDPQLSPSDPSVAVNSDTLNKVSENVLEKETFTSQEPEVENVDRYRKDFNSVELENSCVLDREQILVEARAEPVAEIEKLLHEEQVVEDASDTKVPTPQSEKARCEVSNDELPPAEEPVEHERSQSVHKDEVLTGLETYQQDSVEDFDDDDEKGQSFDFDDMDIDAAIETQFDENLEQPKVEAGSEEVRSDENNADINSCIESPNDREACTPVATPENPEQLDIEVPVEEVLIGEHDTVNISNTENSKDKEACTHLATPDNGCKRNLVDVEDDMHKQSHMTKDKEEPSNTGVAEITDKDQIPLRAASLPVEAALDANEKPIDTNATHSNMDMPLPGKDGKKNGKKGKSKGRDDCKMT
- the lrrfip1a gene encoding uncharacterized protein lrrfip1a isoform X9, yielding MGTQGTGRKRNSNKDRSTAEDDALNLIAREAEARLAAKRAARAEAREIRMRELERQQKELSDDDERMSVGSRGSVRASYVPSDFYSLNGVSTGRNLGSAGSYQPVEYGSYRNSNSRTSSRANSVHTSPVQPVEYGSYRNANSRTSSRANSAHTSPVVDDRDYLEKGSRAASALTTTTLASLGATSSRRGSVETSITVDAETATREIKEIHELKDQIQDVESKYIQNVKEVKDALKEVEEKYRKAMVSNAQLDNEKNNLMYQVDTLKDSLIELEELLSESRREYEEKVKDFEREKHAHSVLQFQFNEMKCTLKQSEELLNEIRQLRMKQEGFAREITDLQETVEWKDKKIGALERQKEYTDAIRTERDELREEVVKLKDILKKHGIVLGPDLSINGDADETESDITTSGDAVPQPTQGSPASPPEGNSMLGRSEETQLRSSGKEELDQERREVFEEDQTSHLSADRLSNTSEQSSSIKENDSSQDLQIELPVRKAREEIPLNAIIQGNAASTPETLPQLNPDLETGTEINDSDLEENSNDIEKPNKRETNENINLITLEPLVQAVKDSESRPQEEIKDKTSGEVDVDNPKSGTEEETNEDINLMKLEPIVQAVKDSDSHSHEEDNDSGPCLQVNIMDFESFPQKDIQNSESCAKELKYSQPSLNVQGAQYSESCLQEDVKDFESHLQEEEIKDQALFCNMAAKDSASCPQGDIQDSKSYAQVDVKEFESCPQEDNLKDPESCPQVDVKDWELLPQGSVQDFDLCHQVDVRDSESSQEDTKDSEPCPKEDVRDSEPCTQVQSVKYSEVCYQVDVKGSESHSQVEDKKDPEFCLQAVVKDFDPHAQEDIIDPKLCHQLEDKHSVSRPQEYTQDSKSYKQVDEIKDLEFYPLKDLTNPESYPQVDVKANELCPQEGIQLSDFCPKVEDFKDSESNPQEDIKDPESCHQEGGKNSESCPQAKDIKDSDSCIQEEDINHSKLCPQVPVVKDSELSPQVVEPESNMELLHKTAEASSDEGEKIFTKPHKNVKKKKKKKRGKKKAGLEEQTQHGDKKEETVTNQEIIQIAGAGVASGNNGSATECGTDGHTTESLVDSTAGQVAVSEKVEQTETSNVHNCKESQLEQNIQHLEVEKVKPDESEALNQTFSLTLPLSGTQTDHSTNKQKESLESVEVQEGYVTGSEPEVVHSVCDSRLDFSTNVELPSQGDISPTVVHNESEISSETTNSSKEDSVARSDIEGHGEIPHLEPSECQNPVSVLSTHDIGDSLQDPQLSPSDPSVAVNSDTLNKVSENVLEKETFTSQEPEVENVDRYRKDFNSVELENSCVLDREQILVEARAEPVAEIEKLLHEEQVVEDASDTKVPTPQSEKARCEVSNDELPPAEEPVEHERSQSVHKDEVLTGLETYQQDSVEDFDDDDEKGQSFDFDDMDIDAAIETQFDENLEQPKVEAGSEEVRSDENNADINSCIESPNDREACTPVATPENPEQLDIEVPVEEVLIGEHDTVNISNTENSKDKEACTHLATPDNGCKRNLVDVEDDMHKQSHMTKDKEEPSNTGVAEITDKDQIPLRAASLPVEAALDANEKPIDTNATHSNMDMPLPGKDGKKNGKKGKSKGRDDCKMT
- the lrrfip1a gene encoding uncharacterized protein lrrfip1a isoform X2, yielding MGTQGTGRKRNSNKDRSTAEDDALNLIAREAEARLAAKRAARAEAREIRMRELERQQKELSDDDERMSVGSRGSVRGSSVLSHKSKKKKKHKHKEKDRNGHDDEYSVLSSWASYVPSDFYSLNGVSTGRNLGSAGSYQTSLYEDSVCSGSRRFSGSNSGSHPVEYGSYRNSNSRTSSRANSVHTSPVQPVEYGSYRNANSRTSSRANSAHTSPVVDDRDYLEKGSRAASALTTTTLASLGATSSRRGSVETSITVDAETATREIKEIHELKDQIQDVESKYIQNVKEVKDALKEVEEKYRKAMVSNAQLDNEKNNLMYQVDTLKDSLIELEELLSESRREYEEKVKDFEREKHAHSVLQFQFNEMKCTLKQSEELLNEIRQLRMKQEGFAREITDLQETVEWKDKKIGALERQKEYTDAIRTERDELREEVVKLKDILKKHGIVLGPDLSINGDADETESDITTSGDAVPQPTQGSPASPPEGNSMLGRSEETQLRSSGKEELDQERREVFEEDQTSHLSADRLSNTSEQSSSIKENDSSQDLQIELPVRKAREEIPLNAIIQGNAASTPETLPQLNPDLETGTEINDSDLEENSNDIEKPNKRETNENINLITLEPLVQAVKDSESRPQEEIKDKTSGEVDVDNPKSGTEEETNEDINLMKLEPIVQAVKDSDSHSHEEDNDSGPCLQVNIMDFESFPQKDIQNSESCAKELKYSQPSLNVQGAQYSESCLQEDVKDFESHLQEEEIKDQALFCNMAAKDSASCPQGDIQDSKSYAQVDVKEFESCPQEDNLKDPESCPQVDVKDWELLPQGSVQDFDLCHQVDVRDSESSQEDTKDSEPCPKEDVRDSEPCTQVQSVKYSEVCYQVDVKGSESHSQVEDKKDPEFCLQAVVKDFDPHAQEDIIDPKLCHQLEDKHSVSRPQEYTQDSKSYKQVDEIKDLEFYPLKDLTNPESYPQVDVKANELCPQEGIQLSDFCPKVEDFKDSESNPQEDIKDPESCHQEGGKNSESCPQAKDIKDSDSCIQEEDINHSKLCPQVPVVKDSELSPQVVEPESNMELLHKTAEASSDEGEKIFTKPHKNVKKKKKKKRGKKKAGLEEQTQHGDKKEETVTNQEIIQIAGAGVASGNNGSATECGTDGHTTESLVDSTAGQVAVSEKVEQTETSNVHNCKESQLEQNIQHLEVEKVKPDESEALNQTFSLTLPLSGTQTDHSTNKQKESLESVEVQEGYVTGSEPEVVHSVCDSRLDFSTNVELPSQGDISPTVVHNESEISSETTNSSKEDSVARSDIEGHGEIPHLEPSECQNPVSVLSTHDIGDSLQDPQLSPSDPSVAVNSDTLNKVSENVLEKETFTSQEPEVENVDRYRKDFNSVELENSCVLDREQILVEARAEPVAEIEKLLHEEQVVEDASDTKVPTPQSEKARCEVSNDELPPAEEPVEHERSQSVHKDEVLTGLETYQQDSVEDFDDDDEKGQSFDFDDMDIDAAIETQFDENLEQPKVEAGSEEVRSDENNADINSCIESPNDREACTPVATPENPEQLDIEVPVEEVLIGEHDTVNISNTENSKDKEACTHLATPDNGCKRNLVDVEDDMHKQSHMTKDKEEPSNTGVAEITDKDQIPLRAASLPVEAALDANEKPIDTNATHSNMDMPLPGKDGKKNGKKGKSKGRDDCKMT
- the lrrfip1a gene encoding uncharacterized protein lrrfip1a isoform X10 yields the protein MGTQGTGRKRNSNKDRSTAEDDALNLIAREAEARLAAKRAARAEAREIRMRELERQQKELSDDDERMSVGSRGSVRGSSVLSHKSKKKKKHKHKEKDRNGHDDEYSVLSSWASYVPSDFYSLNGVSTGRNLGSAGSYQTSLYEDSVCSGSRRFSGSNSGSHQPVEYGSYRNSNSRTSSRANSVHTSPVQPVEYGSYRNANSRTSSRANSAHTSPVVDDRDYLEKGSRAASALTTTTLASLGATSSRRGSVETSITVDAETATREIKEIHELKDQIQDVESKYIQNVKEVKDALKEVEEKYRKAMVSNAQLDNEKNNLMYQVDTLKDSLIELEELLSESRREYEEKVKDFEREKHAHSVLQFQFNEMKCTLKQSEELLNKHGIVLGPDLSINGDADETESDITTSGDAVPQPTQGSPASPPEGNSMLGRSEETQLRSSGKEELDQERREVFEEDQTSHLSADRLSNTSEQSSSIKENDSSQDLQIELPVRKAREEIPLNAIIQGNAASTPETLPQLNPDLETGTEINDSDLEENSNDIEKPNKRETNENINLITLEPLVQAVKDSESRPQEEIKDKTSGEVDVDNPKSGTEEETNEDINLMKLEPIVQAVKDSDSHSHEEDNDSGPCLQVNIMDFESFPQKDIQNSESCAKELKYSQPSLNVQGAQYSESCLQEDVKDFESHLQEEEIKDQALFCNMAAKDSASCPQGDIQDSKSYAQVDVKEFESCPQEDNLKDPESCPQVDVKDWELLPQGSVQDFDLCHQVDVRDSESSQEDTKDSEPCPKEDVRDSEPCTQVQSVKYSEVCYQVDVKGSESHSQVEDKKDPEFCLQAVVKDFDPHAQEDIIDPKLCHQLEDKHSVSRPQEYTQDSKSYKQVDEIKDLEFYPLKDLTNPESYPQVDVKANELCPQEGIQLSDFCPKVEDFKDSESNPQEDIKDPESCHQEGGKNSESCPQAKDIKDSDSCIQEEDINHSKLCPQVPVVKDSELSPQVVEPESNMELLHKTAEASSDEGEKIFTKPHKNVKKKKKKKRGKKKAGLEEQTQHGDKKEETVTNQEIIQIAGAGVASGNNGSATECGTDGHTTESLVDSTAGQVAVSEKVEQTETSNVHNCKESQLEQNIQHLEVEKVKPDESEALNQTFSLTLPLSGTQTDHSTNKQKESLESVEVQEGYVTGSEPEVVHSVCDSRLDFSTNVELPSQGDISPTVVHNESEISSETTNSSKEDSVARSDIEGHGEIPHLEPSECQNPVSVLSTHDIGDSLQDPQLSPSDPSVAVNSDTLNKVSENVLEKETFTSQEPEVENVDRYRKDFNSVELENSCVLDREQILVEARAEPVAEIEKLLHEEQVVEDASDTKVPTPQSEKARCEVSNDELPPAEEPVEHERSQSVHKDEVLTGLETYQQDSVEDFDDDDEKGQSFDFDDMDIDAAIETQFDENLEQPKVEAGSEEVRSDENNADINSCIESPNDREACTPVATPENPEQLDIEVPVEEVLIGEHDTVNISNTENSKDKEACTHLATPDNGCKRNLVDVEDDMHKQSHMTKDKEEPSNTGVAEITDKDQIPLRAASLPVEAALDANEKPIDTNATHSNMDMPLPGKDGKKNGKKGKSKGRDDCKMT